One genomic window of Cupriavidus sp. P-10 includes the following:
- a CDS encoding xanthine dehydrogenase family protein molybdopterin-binding subunit, whose amino-acid sequence MDRRDFLKGMGGLVISFSFSTRALAQNADSGRPIASPKPMGKNQLDAWLRIGKDGRVMVYSGKVDLGTGTRTALAQMVADELDVAFDRIELVMGDTLLTVDQGQTAGSLTIQDGGTTLRRAAACARRAMTQYAAARWGVPPETLTVSNGIISAGPERQIPYTEVVAAQSFDVPLDSYVPLKPPGSRRLVGQSVSRVDIPDKLSGRFTYMQDFKLPGMLHARVIRPSGPAARLVGFDAASVKGVRDLVRIVHKENYLAVVCKSEWSAVKAARMLKVNWLSAENFPDQSALTEYWRSLPVRSVERPAAKGQVSPALGQAKQRLKATYTFAPHTHGSIGPASAVADFKEGRCTIWSASQATHSLQGEIASVLGVDKAQVRLIYLDGAGCYGRNGHEDCAADAAFISQAIAQPVRVQWMRADEHGWDPKSPPTVVDFEGGIDENGRPTAWKSDFYLAAAQGTLSEFPLLAATLSGQKRTGYITAQIQKNAEVLYAFPNIVTNVHRMQDRAFRTSHLRSPGRLQNSFANEAFFDEMATAAGADPLAWRLEYLSDTRARTVLEDVARMSAWQYRPAPTPAQLSGGSARGRGLAFLRYDNDRTYVATVLDVEVDLKSGKVRVTDVWCSQDCGQVINPDGARNQIEGGIVQTISRVLLEEVRFDRDRITTTDWSTYPILRFPEVPNISISLIDRPEAVPWGVGEMAPATIPGAISNAIFNATGIRMRSVPFLPEKVLALLK is encoded by the coding sequence ATGGACCGCCGAGACTTCCTCAAGGGGATGGGCGGGCTGGTGATATCGTTCTCCTTCAGCACCCGTGCCTTGGCGCAGAACGCCGACTCAGGCCGCCCTATTGCTTCGCCCAAGCCCATGGGAAAGAACCAACTGGATGCGTGGCTCCGCATCGGCAAGGACGGTCGGGTCATGGTGTACAGCGGCAAGGTCGATCTTGGAACAGGGACCCGCACGGCGCTCGCGCAGATGGTTGCAGATGAGCTGGACGTTGCCTTTGACCGGATCGAGCTCGTCATGGGTGACACGCTGCTGACCGTCGACCAGGGACAGACCGCGGGAAGCCTGACCATCCAGGACGGTGGGACTACACTCAGGCGAGCTGCCGCATGCGCCCGGCGGGCGATGACGCAATACGCCGCAGCGCGGTGGGGCGTGCCTCCGGAGACGTTGACCGTGAGCAACGGCATTATCTCGGCAGGTCCGGAACGGCAGATTCCATACACCGAAGTCGTTGCGGCGCAAAGCTTCGATGTACCACTGGACAGCTACGTCCCACTGAAGCCACCCGGCAGCCGGCGTCTCGTGGGGCAATCGGTCAGTCGTGTCGATATTCCCGACAAGCTAAGTGGGCGTTTCACTTACATGCAGGACTTCAAGCTGCCTGGAATGCTGCATGCCCGAGTGATCCGCCCCAGCGGCCCGGCCGCGCGCCTGGTTGGCTTTGATGCCGCATCCGTCAAGGGCGTCAGAGACCTCGTGCGCATCGTCCACAAAGAAAACTATCTTGCGGTTGTCTGCAAGTCCGAGTGGAGCGCTGTGAAGGCAGCACGGATGCTAAAGGTCAACTGGCTAAGCGCCGAGAATTTTCCTGATCAATCTGCCCTGACCGAATACTGGCGCTCCCTGCCGGTTCGGAGTGTGGAACGGCCCGCTGCAAAGGGACAAGTCTCGCCCGCACTCGGTCAGGCCAAGCAGAGATTGAAGGCCACCTATACGTTTGCACCGCACACGCACGGCTCGATTGGCCCGGCAAGTGCCGTTGCGGATTTCAAGGAGGGACGCTGCACGATCTGGTCAGCGTCCCAGGCTACCCACTCATTGCAGGGAGAAATCGCGAGCGTGCTCGGCGTCGACAAGGCTCAGGTTCGCTTGATCTATCTGGACGGCGCTGGCTGCTACGGCAGAAACGGCCACGAAGACTGTGCGGCCGATGCAGCATTCATCTCCCAGGCCATCGCTCAACCGGTGCGCGTTCAGTGGATGCGTGCCGACGAGCACGGTTGGGATCCGAAGAGTCCGCCGACTGTGGTGGATTTCGAAGGCGGGATCGATGAAAACGGGCGACCTACCGCCTGGAAGTCCGACTTCTACCTTGCAGCGGCACAGGGCACGCTCAGCGAATTTCCCCTGCTGGCGGCAACCCTCTCTGGGCAAAAGCGTACAGGGTATATCACCGCACAGATCCAAAAGAACGCCGAAGTCCTCTATGCCTTTCCAAATATCGTCACAAACGTCCATCGGATGCAGGACCGGGCGTTTCGTACATCGCACTTGCGATCTCCGGGCCGGCTGCAGAATTCTTTCGCCAATGAGGCGTTCTTCGATGAAATGGCGACTGCAGCTGGCGCCGATCCGCTAGCGTGGCGTCTTGAGTATCTTTCTGATACTCGCGCCCGCACTGTACTGGAGGATGTCGCTCGTATGTCGGCATGGCAGTACCGCCCCGCCCCTACGCCGGCGCAGTTAAGCGGCGGCAGTGCACGGGGTCGCGGCCTTGCCTTTCTTCGCTACGACAATGATCGAACGTACGTCGCTACGGTTCTGGACGTCGAGGTTGATCTGAAGAGCGGAAAGGTCCGCGTGACCGACGTATGGTGTAGTCAAGACTGCGGCCAGGTGATCAACCCTGACGGCGCCCGCAATCAGATTGAGGGAGGGATTGTGCAGACTATCAGCCGGGTTCTTCTTGAGGAAGTCCGATTCGATCGCGATCGGATCACGACCACTGATTGGTCCACCTACCCCATCCTGCGATTCCCTGAAGTACCGAACATTTCCATCAGCCTGATCGACAGGCCGGAAGCGGTGCCTTGGGGGGTGGGCGAAATGGCGCCTGCGACGATCCCGGGCGCTATCTCCAATGCCATATTCAATGCGACAGGCATCCGCATGCGGTCCGTCCCATTCTTGCCTGAGAAAGTGCTCGCGCTCTTGAAGTGA
- a CDS encoding FadR/GntR family transcriptional regulator, with the protein MANSFPLDQIPDLQFGTRLSEQLAQALSVSIRDGQFPPGQRLPTESALMERFGVSRTVVREALSRLKTLGLVESRQGSGAFVKNSGKPAPEHLVLAPDGSVNAVIQMVEVRRALEAESAALAAARCSPEDLENIKATIQALEEAVVAGGDGVAEDVAFHAAVAKAACNPFLLATLSYLNHFLLDATRVTRANEATRADFAQQVRDEHAAIVRAIESGDVVAARFAAAAHMANAAERIGRAAPDFWAQQGRQLAERLRAELGAPQAVMGLAKPGD; encoded by the coding sequence ATGGCCAACTCGTTTCCGCTCGACCAAATCCCCGACTTGCAGTTCGGCACACGACTTTCCGAGCAGTTGGCGCAAGCGCTCTCGGTAAGTATCCGTGATGGCCAGTTTCCGCCGGGGCAGCGCCTGCCAACCGAGAGCGCCCTCATGGAGCGCTTTGGCGTCAGCCGCACCGTGGTGCGAGAAGCCTTATCCCGGCTGAAGACACTTGGTTTGGTCGAGTCGCGCCAGGGGTCCGGGGCGTTCGTCAAGAACAGCGGAAAGCCGGCGCCCGAGCACTTGGTGCTGGCGCCGGATGGTTCGGTGAACGCTGTGATCCAGATGGTGGAGGTCCGCAGGGCATTGGAGGCCGAGTCTGCCGCGCTGGCCGCGGCGAGATGCTCACCAGAAGATCTCGAAAATATCAAGGCGACGATCCAGGCACTGGAAGAAGCGGTAGTTGCTGGGGGGGATGGCGTTGCGGAAGACGTCGCCTTCCACGCCGCCGTCGCCAAAGCAGCGTGCAACCCCTTCCTGTTGGCAACGCTGTCCTACCTGAATCACTTCCTGCTCGATGCCACCCGTGTGACGCGCGCCAACGAGGCCACTCGCGCTGACTTCGCGCAGCAGGTGCGCGATGAGCACGCCGCGATTGTGCGCGCGATCGAAAGCGGTGACGTTGTAGCCGCTCGCTTCGCCGCCGCGGCCCATATGGCCAACGCGGCAGAGCGCATTGGCCGCGCGGCGCCGGACTTCTGGGCTCAGCAAGGCCGCCAACTGGCGGAGCGCTTGCGCGCGGAGCTCGGTGCGCCCCAGGCGGTAATGGGGCTGGCAAAACCCGGGGACTGA
- a CDS encoding MFS transporter, which translates to MTPTAAGTGGTASTIADETERRAYAKVFWRLVPFLMLCYVIAYLDRVNVGFAKLQMGQDLGFSDTVFGLGAGVFFLGYFLFELPSNLLMHKIGARIWIARIMITWGLLSAAFVFVKTPATFYMMRFLLGLAEAGFYPGVILYLTYWYPAHRRAKIVAVFMSAIPVAGIFGNPLSGWIMDAFQNTHGLAGWQWMFLIEAVPALLAGIAVIFFLDNGISQAKWLNDTEKQLLAREVAADAQHGKKGPHSVSEVFKDGRIWAMCLIYFAFVMGQYGLTFWMPTLVKATGINGNLNIGLLSAIPFICAVVAMNLCGRSADARRERRWHLIVPAAIGAIGFTVAASYTQNVVVSIAFLSLAAAGVLTCAPLFWSLPTAFLSGTAAAAGIAVINSVGNLAGFASPYLIGYLKDLTHSTQSGMYVLAGMLILGAFLVWRTPAQLVNR; encoded by the coding sequence ATGACACCCACCGCCGCAGGAACCGGAGGCACAGCCTCGACCATCGCCGACGAAACCGAGCGTCGCGCCTACGCCAAGGTGTTCTGGCGCCTCGTTCCATTTCTGATGCTGTGCTACGTCATCGCCTACCTCGACCGCGTGAACGTGGGCTTCGCCAAGCTGCAGATGGGCCAGGATCTAGGCTTCAGCGACACCGTGTTCGGCCTGGGGGCCGGCGTGTTCTTCCTCGGCTACTTCCTGTTCGAACTGCCAAGCAACCTGCTAATGCACAAGATCGGCGCGCGTATCTGGATCGCGCGGATCATGATCACTTGGGGCTTGCTGTCGGCTGCATTCGTCTTCGTCAAGACACCCGCCACCTTCTACATGATGCGTTTTCTCCTGGGGCTGGCCGAAGCCGGCTTTTACCCGGGCGTCATTCTTTACTTGACGTATTGGTACCCCGCCCATCGTCGGGCCAAGATCGTGGCGGTGTTCATGTCGGCTATTCCGGTCGCGGGGATCTTCGGCAACCCGCTGTCGGGCTGGATCATGGACGCGTTTCAAAACACCCATGGATTGGCCGGCTGGCAGTGGATGTTCCTGATCGAAGCCGTGCCGGCGCTGCTGGCGGGCATTGCCGTGATCTTCTTTCTGGACAATGGCATCAGCCAGGCCAAGTGGCTCAATGACACCGAGAAGCAGTTGCTCGCACGGGAAGTCGCAGCCGACGCCCAGCACGGCAAGAAGGGCCCGCACTCCGTCTCGGAGGTCTTCAAGGACGGGCGCATCTGGGCCATGTGCCTGATCTACTTCGCGTTCGTGATGGGGCAGTACGGCCTCACCTTCTGGATGCCCACACTAGTCAAGGCGACCGGCATCAATGGCAACCTCAACATCGGCCTGCTCAGTGCGATCCCGTTCATCTGCGCCGTTGTCGCAATGAACCTGTGCGGCCGCAGCGCGGACGCCCGCCGTGAGCGGCGCTGGCACCTGATCGTGCCGGCCGCCATCGGCGCCATCGGCTTCACCGTGGCGGCGTCCTACACGCAAAACGTGGTCGTATCCATTGCATTCCTGTCGCTGGCGGCGGCGGGCGTGCTGACCTGCGCGCCACTGTTCTGGTCCCTGCCCACGGCATTCCTTTCCGGTACCGCCGCAGCTGCGGGCATCGCCGTCATCAATTCGGTGGGCAACCTGGCGGGCTTCGCCAGCCCCTACCTGATCGGCTACCTGAAGGACCTGACACACAGCACGCAGAGCGGCATGTACGTGCTCGCCGGCATGCTGATCCTCGGCGCGTTCCTGGTGTGGCGCACGCCGGCGCAGTTGGTCAACCGCTGA